The Cerasicoccus sp. TK19100 genome window below encodes:
- a CDS encoding esterase family protein, which produces MSTTAKATRAKTITRDKRSAHKTSAMKKQPKAKAPAAPELREIHREYHKWHSPRLEREMELLVFGHSGTKVLMFPTAGGTFYQYEDLRIIDRLRDKIADGHLQVYCLDSIDGESFYCWWAEPRGRIERHMKYEQYVLEEVFPLMEYKNPGTPVISFGCSLGAYHATNIALRHPHLFCKLCSFSGRFDLTTHMNGFRDLFDGYYDQDIYYHTPAHFIPNLRDHDILEAMRRMDIQIVIGRDDAFYRHNVDFSTSLRRKGIPHNLHTWNEEAHRGYYWRRMTSAYV; this is translated from the coding sequence ATGAGCACCACTGCTAAAGCTACCAGAGCGAAAACCATCACACGCGACAAGCGCTCCGCGCATAAAACGTCTGCAATGAAGAAACAGCCCAAGGCCAAAGCTCCGGCAGCTCCTGAGTTGCGCGAGATTCACCGTGAATATCACAAGTGGCACAGCCCGCGTCTGGAGCGCGAAATGGAGCTACTTGTCTTTGGCCACTCGGGGACGAAAGTGCTGATGTTTCCCACCGCCGGCGGCACGTTTTATCAATACGAGGACCTCCGGATCATCGACCGCTTGCGCGACAAGATTGCCGACGGCCATCTCCAGGTTTACTGCCTCGATTCCATCGACGGCGAGAGCTTCTACTGCTGGTGGGCTGAGCCGCGTGGCCGCATCGAGCGCCACATGAAATACGAGCAATACGTGCTCGAAGAGGTATTCCCGCTCATGGAGTATAAGAATCCGGGCACGCCAGTCATCTCGTTTGGCTGTAGCCTGGGTGCCTACCACGCCACCAACATTGCGCTTCGCCATCCGCACCTGTTCTGCAAGCTGTGCTCATTCAGCGGTCGGTTCGATCTGACCACGCACATGAATGGCTTTCGCGACCTCTTCGACGGCTATTACGACCAGGACATTTACTACCATACGCCGGCGCACTTCATTCCGAACCTGCGCGACCATGACATCCTCGAAGCTATGCGTCGCATGGACATCCAAATCGTCATTGGCCGAGACGACGCCTTTTATCGCCACAACGTGGACTTCAGCACCAGCCTCCGCCGCAAGGGCATCCCGCACAACCTCCACACCTGGAACGAAGAAGCCCACCGCGGCTACTACTGGCGCCGCATGACGAGCGCGTATGTGTAA
- a CDS encoding acetylxylan esterase → MVPKKYPYSFDPTYGYTLETLLDITPPAEPEGFAEFWQRAYEEAKNAQPMARLADTGKTENGWRIYDLNYTSTGGMKIGGWVGVPVKGPIRRGFVIGHGYGGRGGCDTHYPLRESVIFYPCMRGQWSRSMNPPISHESQYHVLHDIDKPDKYVLRGCVQDIWVAVTAMLNLFPQVEGHVGYLGGSFGGGLGALALPWDDRISKAHLRVPTFGHHPIRLQCVGQGSGESVRKFHQKHPWVAERTLPYYDAAIAATHIKIPVHCACALFDPNVCPPGQFAVYNAIPGKKKKLYVQDAGHFSYDNEAQQGQEIMDAIEAFFEDL, encoded by the coding sequence ATGGTACCGAAGAAATATCCTTATTCTTTCGACCCAACGTATGGTTACACGTTGGAGACGCTCTTGGATATCACCCCGCCAGCGGAGCCCGAGGGCTTTGCAGAATTTTGGCAGCGTGCTTACGAAGAGGCTAAAAATGCCCAGCCCATGGCGCGGCTTGCCGACACCGGCAAGACCGAGAACGGCTGGCGTATCTACGACCTTAATTACACCTCGACCGGTGGCATGAAGATCGGTGGCTGGGTTGGCGTCCCCGTCAAGGGCCCCATCCGGCGTGGCTTCGTCATTGGCCATGGTTACGGTGGTCGCGGTGGCTGCGACACGCATTATCCGCTGCGCGAGTCGGTGATCTTTTACCCCTGCATGCGGGGGCAGTGGTCGCGCAGTATGAACCCGCCCATCTCGCACGAGTCGCAGTATCACGTGCTGCACGACATCGACAAGCCGGACAAATACGTCCTTCGTGGCTGCGTGCAGGATATCTGGGTCGCCGTTACGGCGATGCTGAACCTGTTCCCGCAGGTCGAGGGCCACGTGGGCTACCTTGGCGGTAGTTTCGGCGGGGGGCTGGGCGCGCTGGCGCTTCCGTGGGATGATCGCATCAGCAAGGCGCACTTGAGGGTACCGACCTTTGGCCACCACCCGATCCGGCTCCAGTGCGTGGGGCAGGGCAGCGGTGAGTCCGTCCGCAAGTTTCACCAGAAACATCCCTGGGTCGCTGAGCGGACACTGCCTTACTACGACGCCGCCATCGCCGCGACGCACATCAAAATTCCCGTTCACTGCGCCTGCGCTCTGTTTGACCCCAACGTCTGTCCGCCAGGCCAGTTCGCGGTCTACAATGCCATCCCCGGCAAGAAAAAGAAGCTCTACGTGCAGGATGCCGGGCATTTTTCGTATGACAACGAGGCCCAGCAAGGCCAGGAAATCATGGACGCGATCGAAGCCTTTTTTGAAGACCTTTAG
- a CDS encoding BrnT family toxin — MKFDWNPEKNEWLKAERNISFDEIALLLSEGLLWRVMEHPNQERYPNQQIFLVPIDDYVYLIPFVMDGETIFLKTAIPSRKATRDYRKEMEDM, encoded by the coding sequence GTGAAATTCGACTGGAACCCGGAGAAAAACGAATGGCTAAAAGCGGAAAGAAACATTTCATTCGACGAAATCGCACTGCTGCTTTCGGAAGGCCTACTTTGGCGAGTCATGGAACACCCCAATCAGGAGCGCTACCCCAATCAGCAGATATTCTTAGTCCCGATCGATGATTATGTTTACTTAATCCCATTTGTAATGGATGGAGAAACCATCTTTCTGAAGACCGCAATTCCAAGCCGTAAAGCAACGCGAGACTACCGCAAAGAGATGGAGGACATGTAA
- the pcp gene encoding pyroglutamyl-peptidase I: MKKVLLTGFGDWAGSCANPAGEVAKALDGAKLNGAIVTSVIAPSIFKEMIPCVVRAMDEHQPDIVLSMGEYNGRTMITVERIAQNIIDATRYNMSDDVGDMPQDAPVVPGAPYAYPATVPLRAMVRAMRDAGVPADISDTAATFGCNLLMFGVLHHISVNDLPVRAGWVHLPSLPETAALDKNVGLPSMALETQVAGLKAAIEACAAHETDIDAPISGRLQI, translated from the coding sequence ATGAAAAAAGTTCTCCTGACCGGCTTCGGCGATTGGGCCGGCAGCTGCGCCAATCCAGCAGGCGAGGTCGCCAAGGCGCTTGACGGTGCCAAGCTCAACGGGGCAATCGTGACGAGTGTCATTGCCCCTTCCATTTTCAAGGAAATGATCCCCTGCGTGGTCCGCGCAATGGACGAGCATCAGCCCGACATCGTCCTGTCCATGGGCGAATACAATGGCCGCACCATGATCACCGTGGAGCGCATTGCCCAGAACATCATCGACGCCACACGCTACAACATGAGCGACGACGTTGGCGACATGCCGCAGGACGCGCCCGTCGTCCCCGGTGCCCCGTATGCCTACCCGGCCACGGTTCCGCTGCGCGCCATGGTCCGAGCGATGCGCGATGCAGGCGTCCCGGCGGATATCTCGGACACCGCCGCTACCTTTGGGTGTAACTTGCTGATGTTCGGCGTGTTGCACCACATTTCAGTGAATGACTTACCTGTGCGCGCTGGCTGGGTCCATTTGCCTTCTCTGCCGGAAACCGCCGCGCTGGACAAAAATGTCGGCCTCCCCAGCATGGCTCTCGAAACGCAAGTAGCCGGCCTTAAAGCCGCTATCGAAGCCTGCGCCGCCCACGAAACCGACATCGATGCACCGATCTCAGGCCGCCTACAGATTTAG
- the glnD gene encoding [protein-PII] uridylyltransferase translates to MNKRLQDPLFRRIRLHADKRLTFGPDTPSGERLKQLKEYQRLEHEMLQRYHDKGDGGLRVAKAHTMMVDVLIERLFLNALAVYEKKKGPPPYSVAMLALGGYGRAELCPLSDIDIMFLYPKKAKPELLKPLQEVMSDEILYPLWDLGLKVGHSSRTVKETVSEAKADVQTLNALLEARHICGDAELFDEFEKNYRKYYRRTDQRAYAKQRLADQAERREKYGGSVFLQEPDIKNGVGGLRDYQNILWMAEVRIGDGSLDALVEKKFLSHQERDHLIAAYDFLLRVRNEVHFNSKRPNDTLSLEAQPSIAWDLGYKQHDIFRRVEAFMQDYYRHANYIYQTSKLLEQRLAFSNLDANRGYTFQAVIDSRRQDRQKDLDGFLITPNTLSAESRNTFKEDKTRIIRVFRYLQQYDLEPDLDLRVLISQSLDLIDAKLIHNESANRTFRSILQTRGNVYPTLLLMHETGVLGRFVPEFGDITCLVQHEFYHRYTADIHTLNTIRKLDEVFREEGKNGAKYHQALIKTETPALLYLILLVHDLGKSDGVSGHCENGVKVAEPILRRLGIDDKRRKIILTIVENHLEMARFWQRLDIDDPRTIASFAQLVGDEDTLRYLYVHTYCDASGTASSLWNSYKQTLHENLFHATLEHLHHEPDAMVKRRKERKSMIYREIIERRLPDIEKDQIDAHFNLLPERYFIHNDADDIILHVQMVNELLETISEADSIGSLVPVINWRTDEDQGMTVVNVVTWDRAGLFYKLAGALTVAGVNILSTKAISRNDHITIDTFYVVAADGGPVQDAKAEAKFREQLEKALLHNTDLMPAIKEQARKLASAFGSGKMNRLRAPIPSKVDVYHELSLKRTIVEVQANDHLGLLYQLAHAIFKHGYDISFARISTERGAALDTFYIEPTRPLAISNTDTLVPLRDEIERIISHDEFEAAAG, encoded by the coding sequence TTGAACAAGCGATTACAGGACCCATTATTTAGACGCATCCGCCTGCACGCAGATAAGCGGCTGACCTTTGGTCCCGATACGCCGTCGGGTGAGCGCCTGAAGCAGCTCAAGGAATATCAGCGCCTGGAGCACGAGATGCTGCAGCGCTACCACGACAAAGGCGATGGCGGCCTGCGCGTCGCCAAGGCGCACACCATGATGGTCGATGTGCTGATCGAGCGGCTGTTTCTGAACGCCTTGGCCGTGTATGAGAAAAAGAAAGGCCCGCCCCCCTACTCCGTCGCCATGTTGGCGCTGGGCGGCTACGGGCGTGCCGAGCTTTGCCCGCTGAGCGACATCGACATCATGTTCCTCTACCCGAAGAAGGCTAAGCCGGAGCTGCTCAAGCCGCTACAGGAGGTCATGTCCGATGAGATCCTTTACCCACTATGGGACCTCGGCCTGAAGGTCGGGCACTCCAGCCGGACGGTTAAAGAAACCGTTTCCGAGGCCAAGGCGGACGTCCAAACGCTCAACGCCCTGCTCGAAGCACGTCACATTTGCGGCGACGCCGAGCTATTCGACGAGTTCGAGAAAAACTACCGTAAATATTACCGCCGCACGGATCAGCGTGCCTACGCCAAGCAACGCCTGGCCGACCAGGCGGAGCGCCGCGAAAAATACGGCGGCAGCGTCTTTTTGCAGGAGCCCGACATCAAGAACGGCGTCGGCGGGCTGCGTGATTATCAAAACATCCTTTGGATGGCCGAAGTGCGCATTGGCGACGGCTCGCTGGACGCGCTGGTGGAGAAGAAATTCCTGAGCCACCAGGAGCGCGACCACCTGATCGCTGCCTACGATTTCCTCCTGCGCGTGCGCAACGAAGTCCACTTCAACAGCAAGCGCCCCAATGACACGCTGAGCCTGGAGGCGCAGCCCAGCATCGCCTGGGACCTCGGCTACAAGCAGCACGACATTTTCCGCCGCGTCGAGGCCTTCATGCAGGACTACTACCGGCACGCCAATTACATTTACCAGACCTCGAAGCTGCTCGAACAGCGCCTGGCCTTTAGTAACCTGGACGCCAACCGCGGCTACACATTCCAGGCCGTAATCGACTCCCGCCGCCAAGACCGGCAAAAGGACCTCGATGGCTTCCTGATCACGCCCAACACGCTCTCGGCCGAGTCCAGGAACACCTTTAAGGAAGACAAAACGCGCATCATTCGCGTCTTCCGCTATCTCCAGCAATATGATCTGGAGCCCGATCTCGACCTGCGCGTTCTGATCAGCCAGTCCCTGGATTTGATCGATGCCAAGCTGATCCATAACGAGTCGGCCAACCGCACCTTCCGCTCTATTTTGCAGACGCGGGGCAACGTTTATCCAACGCTCTTGCTCATGCACGAGACCGGCGTTTTGGGGCGTTTCGTGCCGGAGTTTGGCGATATCACCTGCCTCGTGCAGCACGAGTTTTATCACCGCTACACAGCCGATATCCACACACTGAACACTATTCGCAAGCTCGACGAAGTCTTCCGTGAAGAGGGCAAAAACGGTGCCAAATACCACCAGGCGCTGATCAAAACCGAGACGCCGGCGCTGCTGTATCTCATTCTCCTCGTGCATGATCTGGGAAAATCCGACGGCGTCAGCGGCCACTGCGAGAACGGGGTAAAAGTCGCCGAGCCCATCCTGCGCCGACTCGGCATCGACGACAAAAGACGGAAAATAATTTTAACAATCGTCGAAAATCATTTGGAAATGGCACGATTCTGGCAACGGCTGGATATTGATGACCCAAGAACCATCGCTTCTTTTGCTCAATTGGTGGGAGACGAAGATACCCTTCGCTACCTTTACGTGCACACTTATTGCGATGCTTCGGGCACAGCCAGTAGCCTGTGGAACAGCTACAAACAAACCCTCCATGAGAATCTTTTCCATGCTACCCTTGAACACCTTCATCACGAGCCGGATGCGATGGTCAAACGCAGGAAGGAGCGCAAATCGATGATCTACCGCGAAATCATTGAGCGACGCCTGCCCGACATCGAGAAGGACCAGATCGACGCCCACTTCAATCTGCTGCCAGAGCGGTATTTCATCCATAACGACGCGGACGACATCATCCTCCACGTCCAGATGGTGAACGAGCTGCTGGAGACCATTTCGGAGGCGGATAGTATTGGCTCTCTGGTGCCCGTCATCAACTGGCGCACCGATGAGGACCAGGGCATGACGGTCGTCAACGTCGTCACCTGGGACCGCGCCGGTCTGTTCTACAAGCTCGCTGGTGCCCTCACGGTGGCCGGGGTCAACATCCTTAGCACCAAGGCGATTTCCCGCAACGACCACATCACCATCGACACCTTTTATGTGGTCGCCGCTGACGGTGGACCCGTGCAAGACGCCAAGGCCGAAGCCAAGTTCCGCGAACAGCTCGAAAAGGCGCTCCTGCACAATACCGACCTGATGCCAGCCATCAAGGAGCAAGCCCGTAAGCTTGCCTCCGCCTTTGGCTCCGGCAAGATGAACCGCCTGCGCGCACCGATCCCGTCCAAGGTCGACGTCTACCACGAGCTCTCGCTCAAGCGCACCATTGTCGAAGTCCAGGCAAACGACCACCTGGGCCTGCTCTACCAACTGGCGCACGCGATTTTCAAACACGGCTACGACATCAGCTTCGCCCGCATCTCCACCGAGCGCGGAGCTGCGCTGGACACCTTTTACATCGAGCCGACACGTCCATTGGCAATCAGTAACACCGACACCCTCGTTCCGCTCCGAGACGAGATCGAGCGCATTATTTCCCACGACGAGTTCGAAGCCGCTGCGGGATAG
- a CDS encoding GAF domain-containing protein — protein METAAPERSVIDSLYRISRLVSETDDAREALEAILQELVDVLGASSASVALTNPDTNLLEIEVTRGLQLKNKFSLPLGIGITGWVALHGKPLLVPDVHREPRYIAVKDSVRSEMAAPMLIDGSPVGVVNVDSDRENAFSEQDLKLLSLLTIEATSVVSRLWLIRQLKEKNHQLQTLLRIGQLLGGKRELRDVLKSLTRESRKLMHCSICAIYLLTEDRKRLKLEVVSGTEGPIDYQEELPVNETAVGVAIDRRKQVAIQNLPQTEEHHFIEITQSAGLASLLATPIIVDGRAIGVLNAYTDTPHRFNNDERQLFTSMASMGAVAIQNSKLYARVFQSEESLRKNERLTTLGLLSAEIAHEIRNPLTVIKLLFESLTLDFDDADPRHQDTVVISEKILQLEEIVGRVLSFGKSRTGMHSLYDLNKLVEETILLVRLKAEQTGVELVCKTHKGPLSVEAHKGQIQQVLLNLVLNAFQAMPNGGKVEVSIECSGSEEMPVGQVSVRDNGPGIPANLRDRIFQSFLSGREEGSGLGLAISKQIIKSHRGDIYLVETGPQGTTFQFSIPLAD, from the coding sequence ATGGAAACAGCCGCGCCTGAACGCTCCGTTATCGATTCGCTTTACCGCATTAGCCGGCTGGTTAGTGAAACCGATGATGCGCGCGAGGCCCTGGAAGCCATTTTGCAGGAGTTGGTCGATGTGCTCGGTGCCTCCAGTGCGTCCGTTGCGCTGACCAACCCGGACACGAATCTGCTCGAAATCGAGGTTACCCGTGGCCTGCAGCTGAAGAATAAATTTTCACTACCGCTGGGCATCGGCATCACGGGCTGGGTTGCCCTGCACGGTAAGCCGCTACTCGTACCCGACGTCCACCGCGAGCCGCGCTACATTGCGGTCAAAGATTCCGTCCGCTCCGAAATGGCCGCACCAATGCTGATCGATGGCTCACCGGTCGGAGTGGTGAATGTCGACAGTGACCGCGAAAACGCCTTTAGCGAACAGGACCTCAAGCTCCTTTCTCTGCTCACGATTGAAGCAACATCGGTGGTCAGCCGCTTGTGGCTGATCCGGCAACTCAAAGAGAAAAACCACCAGTTGCAGACCCTGCTGCGCATTGGCCAATTACTTGGCGGCAAGCGCGAACTGCGCGACGTGCTGAAGTCGCTCACCCGCGAATCGCGTAAGCTCATGCATTGCAGTATTTGCGCGATTTACCTGCTGACCGAGGACCGCAAACGCCTGAAGCTGGAGGTCGTCTCCGGCACCGAAGGCCCGATCGATTATCAGGAGGAGCTGCCAGTCAACGAAACTGCAGTCGGCGTGGCGATCGACCGCCGTAAGCAAGTGGCGATTCAAAACCTGCCCCAGACCGAGGAGCATCATTTTATCGAGATCACGCAAAGTGCCGGCCTGGCCTCCCTGCTGGCGACGCCCATCATCGTCGACGGACGCGCAATTGGCGTGCTCAATGCCTACACCGACACCCCCCACCGCTTCAACAACGACGAGCGCCAGCTCTTCACCTCCATGGCGTCCATGGGGGCCGTGGCTATCCAAAACAGTAAGCTTTACGCCCGCGTTTTCCAGAGTGAGGAAAGCCTGCGCAAAAACGAACGCCTGACCACGCTTGGCTTGCTTTCGGCGGAGATCGCGCACGAAATCCGCAACCCGCTCACCGTGATCAAGCTGCTCTTTGAGTCGCTCACTCTGGACTTCGACGACGCCGATCCACGCCACCAGGACACGGTGGTGATCAGCGAGAAAATCCTCCAACTTGAGGAAATTGTCGGCCGCGTCTTGTCCTTTGGCAAAAGCCGCACGGGCATGCATTCGCTCTACGACCTGAATAAACTCGTCGAGGAAACCATCCTGCTGGTGCGCCTCAAGGCGGAGCAAACCGGCGTCGAGCTCGTCTGTAAAACCCACAAGGGTCCGCTCAGCGTCGAGGCGCACAAGGGGCAAATCCAGCAAGTCCTGCTCAACCTGGTGCTCAACGCATTTCAAGCCATGCCCAATGGCGGCAAGGTGGAAGTCTCCATCGAGTGCAGCGGCAGCGAAGAAATGCCCGTCGGCCAAGTCAGCGTGCGCGACAACGGTCCCGGCATTCCCGCCAATCTGCGCGACCGCATTTTCCAGTCCTTCCTGTCCGGCCGCGAGGAAGGCTCCGGCCTTGGTCTGGCCATTTCCAAGCAGATCATTAAGAGCCACCGCGGCGACATTTACCTGGTCGAAACCGGCCCACAGGGCACGACCTTCCAGTTTTCAATTCCCCTCGCCGACTGA
- the panB gene encoding 3-methyl-2-oxobutanoate hydroxymethyltransferase — protein sequence MKTTTQTIRKLKGERPIAMLTAYDFITAQLAGEAGADMILVGDSLGNTALGFDSTIPVTVDMMLHHCAAVARAKPNALLMCDVPFAVAGHSTDNLLDVCARMLQQAGAECVKIEGGVRRAEKCAAIARAGIPVMGHIGLKPQDVLQLGGYRKFGKTDGSRTALLDEAKAWEDAGAFSLLLEMVDEDAAGMITDAVSIPTIGIGAGPRVDGQVLVISDALGMNAGKYPGFAKKYVDLREIAVEALGRYVSEVRERKFPE from the coding sequence GTGAAAACAACCACGCAGACCATTCGTAAGCTAAAGGGCGAGCGGCCGATCGCCATGTTGACGGCCTATGACTTCATTACTGCGCAACTCGCGGGGGAGGCTGGGGCGGACATGATTCTCGTCGGCGATTCGCTGGGGAACACCGCGCTGGGCTTCGATTCGACGATCCCGGTGACCGTCGATATGATGCTCCACCATTGCGCCGCGGTTGCCCGCGCCAAGCCCAATGCGCTGCTGATGTGCGACGTGCCTTTTGCCGTCGCGGGGCATTCCACGGATAACCTGCTCGATGTCTGCGCGCGCATGCTCCAGCAAGCCGGGGCCGAGTGTGTGAAGATCGAAGGTGGGGTCCGCCGCGCGGAAAAGTGCGCTGCTATTGCGCGTGCCGGTATCCCCGTGATGGGCCACATCGGCCTGAAGCCACAGGACGTGCTGCAACTCGGCGGTTATCGCAAGTTTGGCAAAACTGATGGCAGCCGCACGGCCTTGCTCGACGAGGCCAAGGCCTGGGAAGACGCGGGTGCTTTCTCGCTGCTGCTCGAAATGGTCGACGAAGACGCGGCCGGCATGATTACCGATGCGGTCAGCATCCCGACGATTGGCATCGGGGCGGGGCCACGGGTGGACGGCCAGGTGCTGGTCATCTCGGATGCCCTCGGCATGAATGCTGGCAAGTATCCTGGCTTTGCGAAGAAATATGTCGACCTGCGCGAAATCGCGGTCGAGGCCTTGGGCCGCTATGTGAGTGAAGTGCGCGAACGGAAGTTTCCGGAGTAG
- a CDS encoding nucleoside hydrolase gives MNLPLTPEELLRKLQWPERPVDMVLDTDTYNEIDDQFALVYSLLSPERMNVKAIYAAPFHNQRSSGPGDGMEKSYEEILRLLEFMETPASGFAFRGSAEWLANKQTAPQSEAVDHMIELARSYSEDQPLYVVAIGAITNVAAALIAAPDIARKIVVLWLGGHPVYWPSANEFNMQGDVLASQYILDCGVPLVRFPCALVAESLTSTIAEMERYAKPCGKTGAYLFEIFSTYEERLKNPGCSKVVWDLAPIGWLVNQGGFKSHLMPSPILNAELTLSIDPRRHTIHEVTAIDRDYIYKDLFTKLAKLA, from the coding sequence ATGAATCTCCCGCTTACCCCCGAGGAACTGCTGCGCAAGCTGCAATGGCCTGAACGCCCGGTCGACATGGTGCTCGATACCGATACCTACAACGAGATCGACGACCAGTTCGCGCTTGTTTATTCACTGCTTTCGCCCGAACGGATGAACGTCAAGGCGATCTACGCCGCGCCGTTTCATAACCAGCGATCCAGTGGCCCCGGCGACGGCATGGAGAAGAGCTACGAGGAAATCCTCCGCTTGCTGGAGTTTATGGAAACGCCGGCCAGCGGGTTTGCGTTCCGCGGCTCCGCCGAGTGGCTCGCCAACAAGCAGACTGCGCCGCAGAGCGAAGCTGTGGATCACATGATCGAGCTCGCCCGCAGTTACAGCGAGGACCAGCCTCTTTATGTAGTCGCGATCGGGGCCATTACCAATGTTGCCGCCGCGCTGATTGCCGCGCCCGATATCGCACGCAAGATCGTGGTTCTCTGGTTGGGTGGGCATCCCGTCTACTGGCCGTCAGCGAACGAGTTTAACATGCAGGGCGATGTGCTGGCCTCGCAATATATTCTCGACTGCGGGGTGCCGCTGGTGCGATTCCCCTGCGCGCTTGTCGCGGAGTCGTTAACCTCGACCATTGCCGAGATGGAGCGCTACGCCAAGCCTTGCGGCAAGACGGGGGCTTACCTTTTTGAGATATTTTCGACTTACGAAGAGCGCCTTAAGAATCCCGGCTGCTCAAAGGTGGTCTGGGATCTGGCTCCGATCGGCTGGCTCGTCAACCAAGGCGGTTTTAAAAGCCACCTCATGCCTAGCCCGATCCTTAATGCGGAGTTGACCCTGAGCATTGATCCGCGCCGCCACACCATTCACGAAGTCACCGCTATCGACCGCGATTACATTTACAAAGACTTGTTTACGAAGCTGGCGAAACTGGCTTAA
- a CDS encoding HesB/IscA family protein — translation MINLTESAAAQIRKLQADADAADKLLRVFIEPGGCSGFEYGMTFDAPKDNDHRLADQGIEFLVDPDSYSYLDGCRIHFDDGLHGKGFEINNPNAASTCGCGRSFN, via the coding sequence ATGATCAATTTAACAGAATCCGCCGCCGCCCAAATTCGTAAGCTGCAAGCCGACGCCGATGCGGCCGACAAACTGCTTCGCGTGTTCATTGAGCCAGGTGGCTGCTCGGGTTTTGAATACGGGATGACTTTCGATGCGCCCAAGGACAACGATCATCGCTTGGCCGACCAGGGGATTGAGTTCCTTGTCGACCCGGACAGCTATTCCTACCTCGACGGCTGCCGCATCCACTTTGATGACGGTCTGCACGGCAAGGGCTTTGAAATTAACAACCCCAACGCAGCCTCCACTTGCGGCTGCGGGCGTTCGTTTAATTAA
- a CDS encoding serine/threonine-protein kinase codes for MERLKHLFNEIHYELTRKIAEGGMGVVYEGRQHGSDEFCKVVAIKLIREEFSVFDEFRSNFIGEARLVADLIHTNIVQTYHLGALGDQYFMVMEYVNGLNTEEFINHHIETNQLIPVDLAVFIVSRVARGLAYAHNKRDVHGRPVGIVHRDVGPKNIMLAYEGDVKLTDFGIAKALDLMYNEEGEVIAGKDEYLSPEQARKEVTDARADIFPCGIVLSELLLGYNIFEGEDSETTRERILTLDLPDFRRMRDGVDDKLNDILYRTLARNREDRYQSATELLTALEVYLYSDGYGPTNEKLALYLQDLFGPEGDSAAERHAQR; via the coding sequence GTGGAACGGTTAAAACACCTCTTCAACGAAATACACTACGAGCTAACCCGGAAGATCGCCGAAGGCGGTATGGGCGTGGTGTATGAAGGCCGACAACATGGCAGCGACGAGTTTTGCAAAGTTGTCGCCATTAAGCTCATTCGTGAGGAGTTTTCGGTGTTCGACGAGTTTCGCAGTAACTTCATCGGCGAAGCCCGTCTGGTCGCTGACCTTATCCACACCAACATCGTCCAGACCTATCATCTGGGCGCTCTAGGTGACCAGTATTTCATGGTGATGGAATATGTAAACGGCCTCAACACCGAGGAGTTTATTAACCATCATATTGAGACCAATCAGCTAATCCCCGTCGATCTGGCGGTGTTCATCGTCTCCCGTGTGGCCCGCGGCCTCGCCTACGCGCACAACAAGCGCGACGTCCATGGCCGCCCCGTGGGCATTGTCCACCGCGACGTCGGCCCGAAGAACATCATGCTCGCTTATGAAGGCGACGTGAAGTTGACCGACTTCGGCATCGCGAAGGCGCTCGACCTGATGTATAACGAGGAAGGCGAAGTCATTGCCGGTAAGGACGAATACCTCTCCCCCGAGCAAGCACGCAAGGAAGTCACCGACGCACGCGCCGATATTTTCCCTTGCGGCATCGTCCTCTCCGAGCTGCTGCTGGGCTACAACATTTTCGAAGGCGAAGACTCCGAAACCACCCGTGAGCGCATCCTTACGCTGGACCTGCCGGACTTCCGCCGCATGCGCGACGGCGTCGATGACAAGCTGAACGACATCCTGTATCGCACCCTCGCCCGTAATCGCGAGGATCGCTACCAGTCTGCCACCGAGCTACTCACCGCGCTCGAAGTTTACCTTTACAGTGACGGCTACGGGCCGACCAATGAGAAACTCGCCCTCTACTTGCAAGACCTCTTCGGTCCCGAGGGCGATTCCGCCGCCGAACGTCACGCACAACGCTAA